ACCGCCATGATGGGCGCCGAGGCCATCCGCGACATGCTGCGGGACATCGACCTCGAGACGGAGGCCCGGCAGCTGCGGGAGGAGCTGGAAGAGACCCGCTCCGAGGCCAAGCGCAAGAAGGCCGCCAAGCGCCTGAAGACCGTGGAGGCCTTCCTCTACTCCGGCAATCGGCCGGAGTGGATGATCCTGGAGGTGCTGCCGGTGATCCCGCCGGAGCTGCGGCCCCTGGTGCCGCTGGATGGCGGCCGTTTCGCCACCTCGGACCTGAACGACCTGTACCGGCGGGTGATCAACCGCAACAACCGCCTCAAGCGGCTGCTCGACCTCAAGGCGCCCGAGATCATCGTGCGCAACGAGAAGCGCATGCTGCAGGAGGCGGTGGACGCCCTGCTGGACAACGGCCGGCGCGGCAAGGTGATGACCGGGCCCAACAAGCGGCCCCTGAAGTCCCTGGCCGACATGATCAAGGGCAAACAGGGCCGCTTCCGGCAGAACATGCTCGGCAAGCGCGTGGACTACTCTGGCCGCTCCGTGATCGTGGTGGGTCCGGAGCTCAAGCTCCACCAGTGCGGCCTGCCCAAAAAGATGGCGCTGGAGCTGTTCAAGCCCTTCATCTACAACAAGTTGGAGTCGCGGGGCTACGCCACCACCATCAAGGCGGCCAAGAAGCTGGTGGACGCCGAGCGGGCCGAGGTGTGGGACATCCTCGAGGAGGTGATCCGCGAGCACCCGGTGATGCTCAACCGCGCCCCCACCCTGCACCGCCTGGGGATCCAGGCCTTCGAGCCGGTGCTCACCGAGGGCAAGGCCATCCAGCTGCACCCGCTGGTTTGCGCCCCCTACAACGCCGACTTCGACGGTGACCAGATGGCGGTGCACGTGCCGCTGTTCACCGAGGCCCAGATGGAAGCCCGGGTGCTCATGATGAGCTCCAACAACATCCTGGGCCCGGCCAACGGCGAGCCGATCATCACCCCCACCCAGGACGTGGTGCTGGGCCTGTACTACATGACCCGCGAGGCGGTGAACGCCAAGGGCGAGGGCTCGGTCCTGCGCGACCCCGAGGAGGTGCGCCGGGCCTACGACACCGGCGCAGTGGATCTGCAGGCGCGCGTTGAGGTCCGCATCCGGGGTGAGCGGGTAACCACCACCGTGGGCCGTGCCCTGCTGCTCGACATCCTTCCCGAGCAGCTGGACTTCGCCATGGTGAACAAGGTCCTCGACAAGAAGGCCATCGGCGCCCTGGTGAAGGCCAGCTACCGCAAGGCTGGCCTGAAGACCACGGTGGTCTTCTCGGACCAGCTCATGTACACGGGCTTCCATTACGCCACCAAGTCGGGCATCTCCTTCGGGCTGGACGACATGGTCATCCCCGAGGAGAAGCACACCCTGCTGGATTCCGCCCAGAGCGAGGTCAAGGAGATCTACCAGCAGTACACCGACGGCCTGGTGACCAACTCCGAGCGCTATAACAAGGTCATCGACGTCTGGGCGCACACCAACGATAAGGTGGCCGAGAAGATGATGGACCGCCTCGGCACCGACAAGGTGGTCGATGCCGAGGGCAACGAGGTGGAGCAGGAGTCCTTCAACTCCATCTACATGATGGCCGACTCCGGGGCCCGGGGCTCGGCCCAGCAGATCCGGCAGCTCGCCGGCATGCGCGGCCTCATGGCGAAGCCGGACGGCTCCATCATCGAGGCGCCCATTACCGCGAACTTCCGCGAGGGCCTGAACGTCCTGCAGTACTTCATCTCCACCCACGGCGCGCGGAAGGGTCTGGCGGATACGGCGCTCAAGACCGCCAACTCCGGCTACCTCACCCGCCGCCTGGTGGATGTGTCGCAGAGCTGCATCGTCGAGGAGGAAGACTGCGGCACCGAGAACGGCACCGTCATGACGCCCCTGGTGGAAGGCGGCGACGTGGTGGAGCCCCTCTCCGAACGCGTACTCGGCCGGGTGACCGCGGAGGCGGTCTACCACCCCAACAGCGGGGAGGTCCTTTTCGAGCGGGGCACCCTGCTGGGCGAGGACGAGGTGGAGCAGCTTGACGAGCTGGGCGTGGACCGCGTGGTGGCGCGCTCCGTGCTCACCTGCGAGTCCCGCCACGGCGTATGCGCCAACTGCTACGGCCGGGACCTGGGCCGCGGCTCCCGGGTGACCACCGGCGAGGCGGTGGGCATCGTGGCCGCCCAGTCCATCGGCGAGCCGGGCACCCAGCTCACCATGCGGACCTTCCACATCGGCGGCGCCGCCTCCCGCTCCGCGGAGCAGTCCTCGCAGGAGACGAAGTACGGCGGCTACGTGCGGTTCGAGAACCTCAAGACGGTTACCGACCGCAACGAGCGGCACGTGGTGGTTTCCCGCAATGGCGAGCTGACGGTCAACGAGGAGACCGGCCGGGAGCGGGAGCGCTACAAGATCCCCTATGGCGCCACCCTGACGGTGGACGAGGGGGGGTACGCCGAAGCCGGCGCCACCCTCGCCGAATGGGATCCGTACACCATGCCGATCCTCACCGAGGTGGGCGGTACCACGGTTTTCCAGGACATCGAGTCCGGCACCACCGCGACCCAGCAGGTGGACGAGGTCACCGGCCTCACCAGCCTGCAGGTGACCGACGTCTCCGGCACCAAGGCCCGGGACATGCGGCCGCGTCTGGAGCTGGTGGACGAGGCGGGCACGCCGGTCAAGATCCCCGGCACCGACCTCCCCGCCCGCTACTACCTGCCGGCCGGGGCCATCATCTCCGTGAACGACAATGATGAGCTGCACCCCGGCGACGTGCTGGCGCGGATTCCGCGGGAGACCTCGAAGACCAAGGACATCACCGGCGGCCTGCCGCGTGTGGCCGAGCTCTTCGAGGCGCGCAAGCCCAAGGACCACGCCGTCCTCGCGGAGACCGAGGGCTTGGTCTCCTTCGGCAAGGACACCAAGGGCAAACGCCGGGTGCTGATCCGCTCCGAGAACGGGGAGGAGCAGGAATACCTCATCCCCAAGGGGCGTCGCATCGCGGTGAACGAGGGCGACCACGTGCGCCCCGGCGATCCCATCGTGGATGGCTCGCCGGTGCCGCAGGACATCCTCAACATCCTCGGCATTGAGGCCCTAGCCCGCTACATCGTGGACGAGGTGCAGGAGGTCTACCGCCTGCAGGGCGTGAAGATCAACGACAAGCACATCGAGATCATCGTCCGGCAGATGCTGCGCCGCCGGGAAATCCTGGAGGCCGGGGACTCCCGCTTCCTGGAGGGCGAGCAGACCGACCGCGCCGTCCTCGAGGAGGAGAACGACCGCCTGCGCGCGGAAGGCAAGGCGGAGGCCGTGGGTCGCCCGGTACTGCTGGGTCTGACCAAGGCCAGCCTGTCCACCGAGTCCTTCATCTCCGCCGCCTCCTTCCAGGAGACCACCCGGGTCCTCACCGAGGCCGCCATGGAGGGCAAGAAGGACACCCTGCGCGGCCTGAAGGAGAACCTCATCGTCGGCCGGCTCATCCCGGCGGGTACGGGGCTCGCCTACCACCAGCTGCGGCAGGCTCCGTTCGAGGCCGAGGCTGGCGGGGAGGCCCCCTCCGCGGAGCAGGAAGGCGAGGCGGTGGACGCCCAGTGGGCGTGACCCGCGGCCGGTAACGGACGCGCCGGCGGGCCCGCGGCCCGCCGGGCCCTTACCTTGACAGTACGTTGGACGCAAACTACAATTCCCCGCTTTCCCATGACGGGCCGATAGCGGCCTGTCATTTATTTTGAAGGGAGCGAGTCGCATGCCGACCATCAACCAGTTGGTGCGCAAGCGGCGCAAGAAGGTCGAAGAGAAGAGCAATACCCCCGCGCTGGACTCCTGTCCGCAGCGCCGTGGCGTATGCACCCGGGTTTACACCGCAACGCCCAAGAAGCCGAACTCGGCGCTGCGCAAGGTGGCGCGCGTGCGGCTCACCAACGGCAAAGAGGTGAGTACGTACATCCCTGGTGAGGGGCACAACCTCCAGGAGCACTCCGTTGTCCTGGTGCGCGGTGGCCGGGTGAAGGACCTTCCGGGTGTGCGCTATCACGTGGTCCGCGGTGCCCTGGATACCGCCGGGGTGAGCGACCGCCGGCAGGCACGCTCGAAATACGGCGCCCGGCGCCCGAAGTAGAGGGAAGGTAAGATGCCCAGGAGACGTGAGGTACCGAAGCGCGAGGTGCTGCCGGATCCGAAGTACGGATCGAAAACGGCGGCCAAGTTCATTAACCACCTCATGCGCGACGGGAAGAAAAACACCGCCGAGCGAACCCTCTACCGCGCGTTCGATCAGATCCGCGATTCCAAGGGTGAGGACCCTGTGGAGGTGTTCGAGACGGCGCTGGAGAACATCCGTCCCGTGGTGGAGGTCAAGAGCCGCCGCGTGGGCGGGGCCACCTACCAGGTCCCTGTGGAAGTGCGCGCCCAGCGGCGCACGGCGCTCGCCATGCGCTGGCTCGTGCAGTACGCGCGGCAGCGCCAGGAGAAGAGCATGCCGCAGCGCCTGGCCAGCGAGGTGATGGAGGCCGCCGACGGCCGTGGCGGCGCCGTGCGCAAGCGCGAGGAGACGCACAAGATGGCCGAGGCCAACAAGGCCTTCGCCCACTACCGCTGGTAACGCGGAAGAAATCCGAATTTTGTACGTAGACGGACCAAGAGGCTCCCGCCGTGGCTAGGAAGACCCCCCTGGAGCGGTATCGCAACATCGGCATCATGGCCCACATCGATGCCGGTAAGACGACCGCTACCGAACGAATCCTGTTTTACACCGGCATCTCCCACAAGATGGGGGAGACGCACGACGGTGCGTCGGTGATGGATTGGATGGAGCAGGAGCAGGAGCGCGGCATTACCATCACCTCCGCCGCCACTACCTGCTTCTGGCGCGGGATGGAGCAGCAGTTTCCCGAGCACCGCATCAACATCATCGACACCCCTGGCCACGTGGACTTCACCATTGAGGTGGAGCGCTCCCTCCGGGTGCTGGACGGCGCCATCGCCGTCTTCTGTGCCGTGGGCGGGGTGGAGCCGCAGTCCGAAACGGTCTGGCGCCAGGCCGACAAGTATGAAGTTCCGCGCATGGCGTTCGTCAACAAGATGGACCGTATGGGCGCGGACTTCTACAACGTCGTCGATGAGATGAAGAGTCAGCTTGGCGCCCGCCCCGTCGCGGTGACCCTCCCCATAGGCGCTGGGGAGGAGTTCGAGGGCGTGGTGGACCTCCTGCGGATGAAGGCCATCCATTGGGACATGGAGACCATGGGGGCCAACTTCACCGAATCCGAGATCCCCGCTGATCTCCAGGAGCTCGCCCAGGAGTATCGCGAGACGCTGGTGGAGGCCGCCGCAGAGGGCGACGAAGAGCTGATGGAGAAGTACCTCGAGGAGGGCGAGCTCTCCGACGAAGAGGTGCTTAAAGGTCTGCGCATGGCCACCCTGGCCCAGCAGATCGTCCCCGTCTACTGCGGCACCGCCTTCAAGAACAAGGGCGTCCAGTCGCTACTCGACGGCGTGATCGAGTTCATGCCCAGCCCGAGCGATATCCCCGCCATCAAGGGTGACGATCCCGACTCCGGCGAGGAGTTGGAGCGCCACCCCGACGACGAGGAGCCCTTCTCGGCCCTCGCCTTCAAGGTGGCCACCGACCCCTACGCCGGCCAGCTGACTTTCATGCGCTGCTATTCGGGGAGCCTTTCCTCCGGTGCCAACCTCTTCAACCCGCTTAAGAACAAGAAGGAGCGCATCGGCCGCCTGCTGCACATGCACTCCAACGAGCGGAAAGAGGTTACCGAGGTGCACGCCGGCGACATCTTCGCCGCCGTGGGGCTCAAGAACACCGGGACCGGCGAGACCCTGTGCGACCCCAAGAATCAGATCATCCTGGAGCGGATGGAATTCCCCGACCCGGTGATCTCCGTGGCCATCGAGCCCAAGTCCAAGGCCGACCAGGAGAAGCTTGGTACGGCGCTCGGTAAGCTGGCCCAGGAGGACCCCTCCTTCCAGGTGCGCACGGACGAGGAGAGCGGTCAGACCGTGATCTCCGGCATGGGGGAGCTGCACCTGGAGGTGATCGTTGACCGCCTCAAGCGCGAGTTCAACGTGGAGGCCAACGTCGGCCAGCCCCAGGTTGCCTATCGGGAGACCATCCGCAAGCCGGTGGAGCAGGAAGGGAAATTCATCCGCCAGTCCGGCGGTCGCGGCCAGTACGGTCACGTTTTCCTCAACATCGAGCCCAACGAGCAGGGTGCGGGCTACGAGTTTGTCGACAAGATCGTCGGCGGCGTGGTGCCCAAGGAGTACATCCCCGCGGTGAATCAGGGTGCGCGCGAGGCCCTGGATAACGGCATCCTGGCGGGCTACCCCATGGTGGACGTCAAGGTGACCCTGTTCGACGGCACCTTCCACGAAGTGGACTCCAGCGAGGCGGCCTTCAAGATCGCCGGCTCGCAGGCTTTGCAGGAGGGCGCCCGAAAGGCCGACCCGGTGCTGCTCGAGCCCATGATGGAAGTCGAGGTGGTTACGCCCGAGGAGTTCATGGGCGATGTCATCGGCGACCTCAACAGCCGGCGCGGCCATGTGGGCTCCATGGAGGACAGCAAAGCCGGCAAGGTGGTCAGCGCCGAGGTGCCGCTCGCCGAGATGTTCGGCTACGCCACCACCCTGCGGTCGCTGACCCAGGGCCGCGCCACCTACACGATGCAGCCGAGCAGCTACGCGGAAGTGCCGCAGAGCGTTGCCAAAGAGATCATCGCCAAGGCCCACGGCTAGGCGAACGGACCGCTTGAGGGGAGGGACACGCCATGTCCAAGGAGAAGTTTGAGCGCACCAAGCCGCACGTGAACGTGGGCACCATTGGTCACGTGGACCACGGGAAGACCACCCTGACGGCGGCCATGACCAAGGTTTTGTCCTCGGAGTACGGCGGCGAGAGCCGTGAGTTCACGGACATCGACAACGCCCCCGAGGAGCGTGAGCGGGGCATCACCATCGCCACGGCGCACGTGGAGTACGAGACCTCCAACCGCCACTACGCGCACGTGGACTGCCCCGGGCACGCCGACTACGTGAAGAACATGATCACCGGCGCGGCGCAGATGGACGGCGCCATCCTGGTGGTCTCCGCGGCCGACGGCCCGATGCCGCAGACCCGGGAGCACATCCTGCTGGCCCGCCAGGTGGGCGTGCCGCAGATCGTGGTGTTCCTGAACAAGGCCGACATGGTGGACGACGAGGAGCTGCTCGAGCTCGTCGAGATGGAAGTCCGCGAGCTGCTCGACGAGTACGACTTCGCCGGCGACGATACGCCGGTGGTCGTGGGCTCCGCCCTGAAGGCCCTGGAAGGGGACACCGGGGAGCACGGCGAGGAGGCCATCAACAAGCTGGCCACCGCCATGGACGAATACATCCCCACCCCGGAACGCCCGGTGGACCAGGACTTCCTGATGCCCATCGAGGACGTGTTCTCCATCTCCGGCCGCGGCACCGTGGTGACCGGCCGTGTGGAGCGGGGCAAGATCCACACCGGGGACGAGGTGGAGATCGTCGGCCTCAAGGACACCGCCAAGACCACCGTCACCGGCGTCGAGATGTTCCGCAAGCTGCTCGACGAAGGCGAGGCGGGTGACAACGTGGGCTGCCTGCTGCGGGGCATCAAGCGCGAGGACGTGGAGCGCGGCCAGGTGCTGGCCAAGCCCGGCTCCATCACCCCGCACACCCGTTTCAAGGCCGAGGTCTACGTCCTGAAGAAGGAAGAGGGCGGCCGCCACACGCCGTTCTTTGCGGGCTACCGGCCGCAGTTCTACTTCCGGACCACGGACGTTACCGGCACCTGCACCCTGCCCGAGGGCACGGAGATGGTGATGCCGGGCGACAACGTGACCATGGAAGTCAACCTGATCGCTCCCATCGCCATGGAGGACGGCCTGCGCTTCGCCATCCGCGAGGGCGGTCGCACCGTGGGCGCCGGCGTGGTCGCCGAAATCCTGGAGTAAATTCCATATGGCCGTCGTAAAACAGCAAAAGATTCGCATCCGCCTCAAGGCCTACGATCACAAGCTTCTGGACCATTCGGCGGCGGAAATCGTCAATACGGCCAAGCGTACCGGGGCCCGTGTGCAAGGCCCCGTTCCGCTTCCTACGCGGGTGGAGAAGTTCACCGTCCTGCGGTCCCCTCACGTGGATAAGCGCGGCATGGACCAGTTCGAGTGCCGCACCCACAAGCGGCTGCTGGACATCGTGGACCCCACCGACCAGACGGTGGACGCCCTGATGAAGCTGGACCTGGCGGCCGGCGTCGACGTACAGATCAAGCTCTAGCGGGATCAGCTCATGGCTATCGGTGTAATCGGAAAAAAGATCGGGATGTCCCGTGTGTTCACCGAGACCGGGGAAAGCGTTCCCGTGACGGTGATCGAGGTGACCCCCAACCGCGTCACCCAGGTAAAGGAACCCGGACGGGACGGCTACGCGGCGGTACAAGTGGCCGCCGGGGAGCGGAAACCCCATCGGACGCCCAAGCCCCTCGCCGGCCACGCGGCCAAGGCCGGGGTCGCTCCAGGCCGAATCACCCGGGAGTTCCGTCCCGCCGAGGGCGAGGAGCTTCCCGAGACCGGTGGGACCCTGGAGCTGGACCGGTTCGAGTCGGGTCAGCGCGTGGACATTAGCGGCATTACCAAAGGCCGAGGCTACGCGGGGACGATGAAGCGGTGGAACTTCGGCGGAGGTCCCGCTACCCACGGTGCCCACAAGATCCACCGCAAGGCCGGCTCGATCGGGCAGATGCAGGACCCCGGTCGGGTGTTCAAGGGCAAGAAGATGGCCGGGCAGATGGGCGGACGCAAGACCACCCAGCAGAATCTGGAAGTGGTCCGGGTGGACACGGAGCGCAACGTCCTGCTGGTGCGGGGCGCGATACCCGGCGCGAAGGACTCCGACGTCCTCGTCCGCCCCTCCGTAAAGGCGTAATTTTCCGAGGGGGTCAGAGCCCGGCCCCTTCATGGAGAAAACAGGAAATTCAGCGCTAACACCGGGAGGTGGTCCTTGCCCGGGAGTGCGCCGCAAGTGCGGTCGCACGAACCGACACCGACCCGGGTAAGGGATGGGCGCGTAGCCGGTCCGGTACCAACCGGCCGGCGCGCCTCTGCGAATCGCAATCGAGTACCCCGGTGACTACGGCGGGCTGAAAGGGAAAACCATGCAGATCCCAGTAAAGACCCCTACGAACGAGGATAAGGGCACGGCCCAACTGGCCGACGAGGTCTTCGGCGTCCCCTTCCGCGAGGGGCTGGTCCATCAGGTGGTTCAGGCCACCCTGGCCGGACAGCGGACCGGGAACCACGATACCAAGACCCGTGGCGAGGTGGCCGGCGGGGGGCGCAAGCCCTGGCGCCAGAAGGGTACCGGGCGCGCCCGGGCCGGTACCATCCGCAGCCCGCTGTGGCGTGGCGGCGGCACGGTTTTTGGCCCGACGCCGCGCTCCTACGCCCAGAAGGTGAACAAGAAGATGCGGCAAGGGGCGCTCCGTTCGATGCTCTCCGAGCTCGCACGGCGGGAGGAGCTGCTCGTGGTGGAGGACCTCGGGGTGAAGGAAGGAAAGACCCGGGAGCTGGCCAGCACCCTCAAGGCACTTGAGGCCGAGGATGCCCTCGTCATCACCCCCTCGGGCGATGAGGCCGTTGCCCGCGCCGGCGGCAACCTGCCGCGGGTGGCCGTGATGCCGAGCAACCAAGTCGGGGCCCTCGCCCTGGTGTCGCACGCCAAGGTGGTGACCACCGAGAGTGCCCTGCGCGAGCTGGAGGAACGCCTCTCATGAACCACGAACGGCTGACCCAGGTGCTGCGTGCGCCCATCGTCACCGAGAAATCCACGCGGCTCCGCGCCGAGGGCAACCAGATTGCCTTCGTGGTGGCCCCCGATGCCACCAAGCGGGAGATCAAGAAGGCCGTGGAGGATCGCTTCGGGGTCGATGTGGAGAAAGTCCAGACCGCCAACGTGAAGGGCAAGCCCAAGCGTTTCGGTCGCATCCAAGGGCGCCGGAAGGATTGGAAGAAGGCCTACGTCCGCCTCAGCGAGGGGCAGGACATCGACTTCTTCGGCGCGGAATAAGGGTAGGAGCCTCGAATGCCGACCAAGAAACGCAAACCCACCTCTCCCGGGAGCCGTTACCGGATCACGGTGCTGCAGCCGGAGCTCCACAAGGGAGAGCCGGAAAAGAGCCTCATCGTCAAGAAGACCCGGACCGACGGCCGCAACGACGGCGGACGGATCTCGGTGCGGCGGCGGGGCGGAGCGCATAAGCGGCGCCTGCGCATCGTCGATTTCAAGCGGGACAAGGACGGCATTCCGGGGCGGATTGAGCGCCTGGAATACGATCCCAACCGCAGCGCTCATTTGGCACTGGTGGTGTACGGCGACGGCGAAAAGCGTTATATTATTGCGCCTCGCAACATCAAGGTGGGCGACCAGATCCAGTCTGGCGAGGAAGCGCCCATCCGCCCGGCCAATTGCTTACCGATCCGGAACATCCCTACCGGGACGGTAATCCATAACGTCGAGCTCAAGCCCGGTAAGGGCGGCCAGATTGCCCGCTCCGCCGGAGCCAGCGCCCAGCTGCTCGCCCGCGAGGGCCGGGAGGCCCAGATTCGCATGGCCTCCGGCGAGGTCCGCCGCGTGAGCGTTGACTGTCGTGCGGTAATCGGCGAGGTGGGCAATTCGGACCACGCCAACCAGGTGCTTGGCAAGGCGGGCGCAAGCCGTTGGCGGGGTCACCGGCCCAAGGTGCGGGGCGTTTCCATGAACCCGGTCGACCACCCCCATGGTGGCGGCGAGGGGCACACCAAGGGCGGTCGTCACCCGGTGACCCCCTGGGGGCAGCCCACCAAGGGCCACCGTACCCGCAACAACAAGCGCACGGAAAAGCTGATCGTCCGTCGCCGAAAGAAGAAGTAGGCCCGCGCGGCAAGAGGGAGCGTATCGATGCCTCGTTCAATCAAGAAAGGGCCCTTCGTCGACGACCACCTGGTGAAAAAGGTGGAAACGGCC
The nucleotide sequence above comes from Thiohalorhabdus denitrificans. Encoded proteins:
- the rpoC gene encoding DNA-directed RNA polymerase subunit beta', which codes for MKDIMNLFKQTSQQLDFDGVRIAIASPEKIRSWSYGEVKKPETINYRTFKPERDGLFCAKIFGPVRDYECNCGKYKRLKHRGVVCEKCGVEVIQSKVRRERMGHIDLAAPVAHIWFLKSLPSRMGLLLGMTLKDLERVLYFESYVVVHPGMTPLERGQLLTDEQYLDAVEEYGDEFTAMMGAEAIRDMLRDIDLETEARQLREELEETRSEAKRKKAAKRLKTVEAFLYSGNRPEWMILEVLPVIPPELRPLVPLDGGRFATSDLNDLYRRVINRNNRLKRLLDLKAPEIIVRNEKRMLQEAVDALLDNGRRGKVMTGPNKRPLKSLADMIKGKQGRFRQNMLGKRVDYSGRSVIVVGPELKLHQCGLPKKMALELFKPFIYNKLESRGYATTIKAAKKLVDAERAEVWDILEEVIREHPVMLNRAPTLHRLGIQAFEPVLTEGKAIQLHPLVCAPYNADFDGDQMAVHVPLFTEAQMEARVLMMSSNNILGPANGEPIITPTQDVVLGLYYMTREAVNAKGEGSVLRDPEEVRRAYDTGAVDLQARVEVRIRGERVTTTVGRALLLDILPEQLDFAMVNKVLDKKAIGALVKASYRKAGLKTTVVFSDQLMYTGFHYATKSGISFGLDDMVIPEEKHTLLDSAQSEVKEIYQQYTDGLVTNSERYNKVIDVWAHTNDKVAEKMMDRLGTDKVVDAEGNEVEQESFNSIYMMADSGARGSAQQIRQLAGMRGLMAKPDGSIIEAPITANFREGLNVLQYFISTHGARKGLADTALKTANSGYLTRRLVDVSQSCIVEEEDCGTENGTVMTPLVEGGDVVEPLSERVLGRVTAEAVYHPNSGEVLFERGTLLGEDEVEQLDELGVDRVVARSVLTCESRHGVCANCYGRDLGRGSRVTTGEAVGIVAAQSIGEPGTQLTMRTFHIGGAASRSAEQSSQETKYGGYVRFENLKTVTDRNERHVVVSRNGELTVNEETGRERERYKIPYGATLTVDEGGYAEAGATLAEWDPYTMPILTEVGGTTVFQDIESGTTATQQVDEVTGLTSLQVTDVSGTKARDMRPRLELVDEAGTPVKIPGTDLPARYYLPAGAIISVNDNDELHPGDVLARIPRETSKTKDITGGLPRVAELFEARKPKDHAVLAETEGLVSFGKDTKGKRRVLIRSENGEEQEYLIPKGRRIAVNEGDHVRPGDPIVDGSPVPQDILNILGIEALARYIVDEVQEVYRLQGVKINDKHIEIIVRQMLRRREILEAGDSRFLEGEQTDRAVLEEENDRLRAEGKAEAVGRPVLLGLTKASLSTESFISAASFQETTRVLTEAAMEGKKDTLRGLKENLIVGRLIPAGTGLAYHQLRQAPFEAEAGGEAPSAEQEGEAVDAQWA
- the rpsL gene encoding 30S ribosomal protein S12, whose protein sequence is MPTINQLVRKRRKKVEEKSNTPALDSCPQRRGVCTRVYTATPKKPNSALRKVARVRLTNGKEVSTYIPGEGHNLQEHSVVLVRGGRVKDLPGVRYHVVRGALDTAGVSDRRQARSKYGARRPK
- the rpsG gene encoding 30S ribosomal protein S7, producing the protein MPRRREVPKREVLPDPKYGSKTAAKFINHLMRDGKKNTAERTLYRAFDQIRDSKGEDPVEVFETALENIRPVVEVKSRRVGGATYQVPVEVRAQRRTALAMRWLVQYARQRQEKSMPQRLASEVMEAADGRGGAVRKREETHKMAEANKAFAHYRW
- the fusA gene encoding elongation factor G; its protein translation is MARKTPLERYRNIGIMAHIDAGKTTATERILFYTGISHKMGETHDGASVMDWMEQEQERGITITSAATTCFWRGMEQQFPEHRINIIDTPGHVDFTIEVERSLRVLDGAIAVFCAVGGVEPQSETVWRQADKYEVPRMAFVNKMDRMGADFYNVVDEMKSQLGARPVAVTLPIGAGEEFEGVVDLLRMKAIHWDMETMGANFTESEIPADLQELAQEYRETLVEAAAEGDEELMEKYLEEGELSDEEVLKGLRMATLAQQIVPVYCGTAFKNKGVQSLLDGVIEFMPSPSDIPAIKGDDPDSGEELERHPDDEEPFSALAFKVATDPYAGQLTFMRCYSGSLSSGANLFNPLKNKKERIGRLLHMHSNERKEVTEVHAGDIFAAVGLKNTGTGETLCDPKNQIILERMEFPDPVISVAIEPKSKADQEKLGTALGKLAQEDPSFQVRTDEESGQTVISGMGELHLEVIVDRLKREFNVEANVGQPQVAYRETIRKPVEQEGKFIRQSGGRGQYGHVFLNIEPNEQGAGYEFVDKIVGGVVPKEYIPAVNQGAREALDNGILAGYPMVDVKVTLFDGTFHEVDSSEAAFKIAGSQALQEGARKADPVLLEPMMEVEVVTPEEFMGDVIGDLNSRRGHVGSMEDSKAGKVVSAEVPLAEMFGYATTLRSLTQGRATYTMQPSSYAEVPQSVAKEIIAKAHG
- the tuf gene encoding elongation factor Tu, which codes for MSKEKFERTKPHVNVGTIGHVDHGKTTLTAAMTKVLSSEYGGESREFTDIDNAPEERERGITIATAHVEYETSNRHYAHVDCPGHADYVKNMITGAAQMDGAILVVSAADGPMPQTREHILLARQVGVPQIVVFLNKADMVDDEELLELVEMEVRELLDEYDFAGDDTPVVVGSALKALEGDTGEHGEEAINKLATAMDEYIPTPERPVDQDFLMPIEDVFSISGRGTVVTGRVERGKIHTGDEVEIVGLKDTAKTTVTGVEMFRKLLDEGEAGDNVGCLLRGIKREDVERGQVLAKPGSITPHTRFKAEVYVLKKEEGGRHTPFFAGYRPQFYFRTTDVTGTCTLPEGTEMVMPGDNVTMEVNLIAPIAMEDGLRFAIREGGRTVGAGVVAEILE
- the rpsJ gene encoding 30S ribosomal protein S10 → MAVVKQQKIRIRLKAYDHKLLDHSAAEIVNTAKRTGARVQGPVPLPTRVEKFTVLRSPHVDKRGMDQFECRTHKRLLDIVDPTDQTVDALMKLDLAAGVDVQIKL
- the rplC gene encoding 50S ribosomal protein L3, translated to MAIGVIGKKIGMSRVFTETGESVPVTVIEVTPNRVTQVKEPGRDGYAAVQVAAGERKPHRTPKPLAGHAAKAGVAPGRITREFRPAEGEELPETGGTLELDRFESGQRVDISGITKGRGYAGTMKRWNFGGGPATHGAHKIHRKAGSIGQMQDPGRVFKGKKMAGQMGGRKTTQQNLEVVRVDTERNVLLVRGAIPGAKDSDVLVRPSVKA
- the rplD gene encoding 50S ribosomal protein L4, yielding MQIPVKTPTNEDKGTAQLADEVFGVPFREGLVHQVVQATLAGQRTGNHDTKTRGEVAGGGRKPWRQKGTGRARAGTIRSPLWRGGGTVFGPTPRSYAQKVNKKMRQGALRSMLSELARREELLVVEDLGVKEGKTRELASTLKALEAEDALVITPSGDEAVARAGGNLPRVAVMPSNQVGALALVSHAKVVTTESALRELEERLS
- the rplW gene encoding 50S ribosomal protein L23, whose protein sequence is MNHERLTQVLRAPIVTEKSTRLRAEGNQIAFVVAPDATKREIKKAVEDRFGVDVEKVQTANVKGKPKRFGRIQGRRKDWKKAYVRLSEGQDIDFFGAE
- the rplB gene encoding 50S ribosomal protein L2, whose product is MPTKKRKPTSPGSRYRITVLQPELHKGEPEKSLIVKKTRTDGRNDGGRISVRRRGGAHKRRLRIVDFKRDKDGIPGRIERLEYDPNRSAHLALVVYGDGEKRYIIAPRNIKVGDQIQSGEEAPIRPANCLPIRNIPTGTVIHNVELKPGKGGQIARSAGASAQLLAREGREAQIRMASGEVRRVSVDCRAVIGEVGNSDHANQVLGKAGASRWRGHRPKVRGVSMNPVDHPHGGGEGHTKGGRHPVTPWGQPTKGHRTRNNKRTEKLIVRRRKKK